In one Niallia taxi genomic region, the following are encoded:
- the motB gene encoding flagellar motor protein MotB, with protein MSKKRKKKEHHEEHVDESWLVPYADLLTLLLALFIVLYAMSSVDQKKFAALAEVFNQEFQAGTGIFEYPSPTPAEVEEKSDLDENNKTKGDASEEESSKNTNVSEEELSEAQQKQDQEELQGVQDKLDSYIEKNNLEDKLETYLTDEGLLVSIRDNVLFTSGNANIREKDEHLVSEISNLLIMDPPRSIIVSGHTDNVPIKNAEFESNWDLSVSRAINFMKLLLRNNDKLNPSSFSAKGYGEFKPIASNKTEKGREKNRRVEILIQPRTVTED; from the coding sequence ATGAGTAAGAAAAGAAAAAAGAAGGAGCATCATGAGGAGCATGTAGATGAATCATGGCTTGTTCCATACGCTGACTTGCTGACATTGCTGCTGGCATTGTTTATCGTTTTATATGCGATGAGCTCTGTTGATCAGAAAAAGTTTGCTGCATTGGCAGAAGTTTTTAATCAGGAATTTCAAGCTGGAACTGGTATCTTTGAATATCCGAGTCCTACTCCTGCTGAAGTAGAAGAAAAGTCAGACTTGGATGAAAACAATAAAACCAAGGGAGACGCATCTGAGGAAGAATCCTCTAAGAACACAAATGTGTCAGAGGAAGAGCTCTCAGAAGCACAGCAAAAGCAAGATCAAGAGGAACTGCAAGGTGTTCAAGATAAATTAGATAGTTATATAGAGAAAAACAATTTAGAAGATAAACTGGAAACCTATTTGACAGATGAAGGTCTGCTTGTCTCCATAAGGGATAATGTCCTGTTTACATCAGGAAACGCGAATATTAGAGAGAAGGATGAACATCTAGTTTCAGAGATTTCCAATCTTTTAATTATGGACCCGCCGAGAAGCATCATTGTCAGCGGTCATACAGATAATGTACCGATTAAGAATGCTGAGTTCGAATCAAACTGGGATTTAAGTGTCTCAAGAGCGATTAACTTTATGAAGCTGTTATTGCGTAATAATGATAAGCTTAATCCAAGTTCCTTTAGTGCAAAAGGATATGGTGAATTTAAGCCGATTGCCAGCAATAAAACCGAAAAAGGCAGGGAGAAAAATAGGCGGGTTGAAATTTTAATACAGCCAAGAACGGTTACAGAAGACTAG
- a CDS encoding pseudouridine-5'-phosphate glycosidase gives MKTEWLEYSSEVLEAKKNNKAIVALESTIISHGMPYPQNVETAKEVEDIIRKNGAVPATIAIIDGKIKIGLSDDEIEFLAKSNDIEKASRRDLPYLIANKKNGATTVAATMICAELAGIEVFVTGGIGGVHREAERTMDISADLQELAQTSVAVVCAGAKSILDIGLTLEYLETFGVPVVGYGTETLPAFYTRTSQFNVNFTVDEPQLAADMIRTKWELGLKGGVVIANPIPEDDAMEESYITNIIETALNEAKENGISGKNVTPFLLSKVKELTEGTSLTANIALVKNNAEVGSRIAVELNKK, from the coding sequence ATGAAAACAGAATGGCTAGAATACTCAAGCGAGGTATTAGAAGCAAAGAAGAACAACAAGGCGATTGTGGCATTAGAATCAACGATTATTTCTCATGGAATGCCGTATCCGCAAAATGTGGAGACAGCAAAAGAAGTAGAAGACATCATTCGTAAAAATGGGGCAGTTCCTGCAACAATTGCCATTATTGATGGGAAAATTAAGATAGGACTTTCTGATGATGAAATTGAATTTTTAGCAAAAAGCAATGATATTGAAAAAGCAAGCAGAAGAGACTTGCCATATTTGATTGCAAATAAGAAAAACGGTGCAACTACTGTTGCTGCAACGATGATTTGTGCTGAGCTTGCAGGAATAGAAGTGTTTGTGACAGGCGGAATCGGAGGGGTTCACCGTGAAGCAGAGCGAACAATGGATATTTCTGCAGACTTACAGGAATTAGCTCAAACGAGTGTAGCTGTTGTATGTGCAGGTGCGAAGTCAATCCTTGATATTGGATTAACACTTGAATATTTAGAGACATTCGGTGTGCCTGTTGTTGGATATGGTACAGAAACATTACCTGCCTTCTATACAAGAACAAGTCAATTTAACGTCAACTTCACTGTTGATGAGCCACAATTGGCAGCAGACATGATCCGTACAAAATGGGAGCTTGGTCTTAAAGGTGGAGTGGTAATTGCAAATCCAATTCCTGAAGATGATGCTATGGAAGAATCATATATTACAAACATCATTGAAACGGCTTTAAATGAAGCGAAGGAAAACGGCATTAGCGGTAAGAATGTTACACCTTTCTTGCTCAGCAAGGTGAAGGAACTTACTGAAGGCACAAGCTTGACAGCAAATATCGCATTAGTAAAAAATAATGCTGAAGTAGGCTCAAGGATTGCTGTTGAATTAAACAAAAAGTGA
- a CDS encoding DnaJ family domain-containing protein yields MDFSSIVSEDKIKRAYQEGEFNNLPGFGKPLPKDSLAAVPQELRMAYRILKNSGYSIEENELKQELLTIEDLIKACTDKAETAKLQTKYNQKLIQFHQIMKKRTGTSHSKLIGGYQQKVEDKLSK; encoded by the coding sequence ATGGATTTCTCTTCAATCGTTTCGGAAGATAAGATAAAAAGAGCCTATCAAGAAGGAGAATTTAATAATCTTCCTGGATTCGGAAAGCCCTTGCCTAAAGACAGTTTGGCAGCTGTACCACAGGAATTGCGCATGGCTTACCGAATTTTGAAAAACAGCGGATATTCAATCGAAGAAAATGAACTAAAGCAAGAATTGCTTACAATCGAGGATCTTATCAAGGCGTGCACGGATAAAGCTGAAACTGCAAAATTACAAACCAAATACAATCAAAAGCTAATTCAATTCCATCAAATAATGAAAAAAAGAACAGGGACCAGCCATTCAAAACTAATTGGAGGCTACCAGCAAAAAGTAGAGGATAAGCTGAGCAAATAG
- a CDS encoding DNA topoisomerase III codes for MKSLVLCEKPSVAREIARVLGCNKTSKSYIESDKYIVTWALGHLIELKMPEHYDPKYKNWNLDDLPIIPEKMDLKVMKQTSHQYKAIEQLAKRKDVHECIIATDAGREGELVARWILDKIRFQKPMKRLWISSQTDKAILDGFRKLKSSKEFDPLYASAVCRAQADWLIGLNVTRALTTKFNDPLSAGRVQTPTLSLVIEREKQIQSFVPKEYWTISAKIGESTAYFEKNGEKRIFSKEQVEAIINSTKNERAKVTSMTRKEKTEHHPLPYDLTELQRDANKIFGFSAKKTLNVMQKLYEQHKLVTYPRTDSRYLTTDMKDTMFDRLQSVSVAYKEEAQKLLVKKGKMEAANIFNNDKVSDHHAIIPTEQPVFLHKLDNDEKKIYDLIVKRFLALFYPKHKYEVIATTLTIGGHSFVIHDTNVIEPGFKALTGTKAVSNTLLSSLKQGQEVGVSSVKSEQKWTEPPLRYSEADILGKMEKFGLGTPATRAEIIERLVTTEVVERQNGRFHSTQKGKQLLELVNDDLTSPELTATWEQKLEDIAKGKANPDKFMQEIKQQTKQFILEIKNSDKAYKVQNLTGSKCPECGSFLKEKNTKNGKLLVCSSMDCNFSKRKDPKLSNKRCPQCHKKMEIHDGKAGTYFQCRSCNVVEKAADRKKTVSKKEERKLVQKYTKDEGFGNSLGDLLKAAMNKEDDK; via the coding sequence ATGAAATCACTTGTACTTTGTGAAAAACCGAGCGTGGCAAGAGAAATTGCCAGAGTCCTCGGATGCAATAAAACATCCAAAAGCTATATAGAATCAGACAAATATATTGTGACATGGGCATTAGGTCATCTTATTGAATTGAAGATGCCTGAGCATTATGATCCTAAATATAAAAATTGGAATTTAGACGACTTACCAATCATTCCTGAAAAGATGGATCTTAAAGTCATGAAGCAAACAAGCCACCAGTATAAAGCAATTGAACAGCTTGCTAAAAGAAAAGATGTTCATGAATGCATCATCGCAACAGATGCTGGGCGTGAAGGTGAGCTAGTTGCAAGATGGATATTGGATAAAATACGTTTCCAAAAGCCAATGAAGCGACTGTGGATTTCTTCACAGACAGACAAGGCGATTCTCGATGGGTTCCGTAAATTAAAATCGAGCAAAGAGTTTGACCCATTATATGCATCAGCAGTTTGCCGGGCCCAAGCAGATTGGCTAATTGGGTTAAATGTCACACGTGCATTAACGACTAAGTTTAATGACCCCCTTTCTGCCGGAAGAGTACAGACACCTACTTTATCCCTTGTAATTGAAAGAGAAAAACAAATTCAATCCTTTGTACCGAAAGAATACTGGACAATCAGTGCCAAAATCGGTGAATCAACTGCATATTTTGAAAAAAATGGAGAAAAACGCATTTTTTCTAAGGAACAAGTCGAAGCAATTATTAACAGCACGAAAAATGAGCGTGCGAAGGTCACTTCTATGACACGGAAGGAAAAAACAGAGCATCACCCTCTTCCATATGATTTGACAGAGCTTCAGCGTGATGCAAACAAAATTTTCGGCTTTTCTGCAAAAAAGACATTAAATGTTATGCAAAAGCTGTATGAACAGCATAAATTGGTGACATATCCAAGAACAGACTCCCGCTACTTGACGACAGATATGAAGGATACAATGTTCGATAGGCTTCAAAGCGTGTCTGTAGCTTACAAGGAAGAAGCACAAAAGCTGCTTGTCAAAAAAGGCAAAATGGAAGCAGCAAATATATTTAATAATGACAAGGTTTCGGATCACCATGCTATCATTCCAACAGAACAGCCTGTGTTCCTTCACAAGCTTGATAATGATGAAAAGAAAATATACGATTTAATTGTTAAGAGATTTCTTGCACTCTTTTATCCAAAGCATAAATATGAAGTGATTGCGACAACATTAACAATTGGCGGGCACAGCTTTGTTATTCACGATACAAATGTAATAGAGCCTGGCTTTAAAGCTTTAACGGGCACAAAAGCTGTAAGCAACACACTTCTCAGCTCCTTAAAGCAAGGTCAGGAAGTCGGCGTCAGCTCTGTAAAGAGTGAGCAAAAATGGACAGAGCCGCCACTTCGTTATAGTGAGGCAGATATACTAGGTAAAATGGAGAAATTCGGCTTAGGTACACCTGCAACAAGAGCTGAAATTATCGAGCGCCTTGTTACAACAGAGGTTGTAGAAAGACAAAATGGACGCTTCCATTCGACTCAAAAAGGAAAACAGCTTCTTGAACTGGTTAATGATGATTTGACTTCACCTGAGCTGACAGCAACATGGGAGCAAAAGCTTGAGGACATTGCTAAAGGTAAAGCTAATCCAGATAAATTTATGCAGGAAATTAAACAGCAGACAAAGCAGTTTATTCTTGAAATAAAAAACAGCGATAAGGCTTACAAAGTCCAGAATCTTACTGGTTCAAAATGTCCAGAATGCGGCTCTTTCCTGAAAGAAAAAAACACGAAAAACGGCAAGCTTCTCGTCTGCTCCAGCATGGACTGCAATTTCAGCAAACGGAAGGATCCTAAGCTTTCCAATAAACGCTGCCCGCAATGCCATAAAAAGATGGAAATCCATGACGGAAAAGCGGGTACCTACTTCCAATGCCGTAGCTGTAATGTTGTTGAAAAGGCAGCAGATCGCAAGAAAACAGTCAGCAAAAAAGAAGAACGTAAGCTTGTCCAGAAATACACGAAGGATGAAGGCTTCGGCAACAGTCTTGGTGATTTACTAAAAGCAGCTATGAATAAAGAGGACGATAAATAA
- the motA gene encoding flagellar motor stator protein MotA — translation MDKTSLIGIILAIIAVGVGMVFKGVSPSVLANPAALLIIILGTIAAVVIAFPTSEIKKVPKLFGVIFKEQKVPDTKELIRMFSEWAQLARKEGLLALESKTDEVEDPFLKNGLSMSVDGQSAEYIRDVLSEEIEAMEDRHQASALIFTQAGTYAPTLGVLGAVIGLIAALGYMDDSEGLGHAISAAFVATMLGIFTGYVLWHPFANKLKRKSKIEAKQKYLMIEGILSILEGEAPRVIEQKLASYLPISERKKFLEEMEGSVSGNE, via the coding sequence ATGGATAAAACATCATTAATTGGTATTATATTAGCAATTATTGCAGTAGGGGTCGGAATGGTTTTTAAAGGGGTAAGCCCTTCTGTTCTTGCAAACCCAGCTGCCCTTCTGATTATCATTTTAGGGACTATAGCAGCAGTAGTTATTGCCTTCCCTACAAGTGAAATTAAAAAAGTTCCTAAATTATTTGGAGTTATCTTTAAAGAACAAAAGGTTCCAGACACGAAGGAGCTTATCCGCATGTTTTCTGAATGGGCTCAATTAGCTCGTAAAGAAGGTTTGTTGGCATTAGAATCAAAAACAGATGAAGTGGAAGATCCGTTTTTGAAAAATGGCTTGTCCATGTCAGTAGATGGTCAAAGCGCTGAATATATTCGTGATGTTCTATCAGAAGAAATTGAAGCAATGGAAGATCGCCATCAAGCTTCTGCATTAATCTTTACTCAAGCAGGAACTTATGCTCCGACACTTGGAGTACTTGGAGCTGTTATCGGGCTTATTGCCGCATTAGGTTATATGGACGATTCAGAAGGTCTTGGTCATGCTATATCAGCAGCATTCGTTGCGACAATGCTTGGTATTTTTACAGGTTACGTATTATGGCATCCATTTGCTAACAAGCTGAAAAGAAAGTCAAAAATCGAAGCAAAACAAAAATACTTGATGATTGAAGGAATCCTGTCTATTTTAGAAGGAGAAGCACCACGTGTTATTGAACAAAAACTAGCATCCTATTTGCCGATATCTGAAAGGAAGAAATTCCTTGAGGAAATGGAAGGCAGTGTGAGTGGAAATGAGTAA
- a CDS encoding carbohydrate kinase, translating into MNEKEITILQLIQENPFLTQNELAEKTGLSRSAVAGYISALTREGKLLGRAYVLPQKREVICIGGANIDRKIQVEEKIKFGTSNPASTSQSCGGVARNIAENLGRLGMDSSLLTMVGADHSGDWIIDYTKLYADMKPTLVSEDYVTGTYTALLDVEGEMTVALADMSIYDSMTQDIIEKRWGHIASAELIILDTNFPADVLEQVIVRSRKENLQLCVTPVSSPKVKKLPNDLRGVTWLIANKDEAEALSDMRIYEEGDFFKAAEIIMKKGVERVVITRGDKGLIFFTKLGEAGVILPPPIEIEDVTGAGDSLVAGIMYSYLKGLNTENCCKIGIACSLLTLQSHETVNPLLNQKKLQDTFKKYFD; encoded by the coding sequence ATGAATGAAAAAGAGATTACGATATTGCAGCTGATACAAGAAAATCCGTTTCTAACGCAAAATGAACTTGCGGAAAAAACAGGATTATCAAGATCAGCAGTTGCTGGATATATCTCTGCGCTAACGCGTGAAGGGAAACTGCTAGGAAGGGCCTATGTATTACCACAAAAAAGAGAAGTTATTTGCATCGGTGGTGCTAATATAGATAGAAAAATTCAAGTCGAGGAGAAGATTAAATTTGGAACCTCAAATCCTGCCAGCACGAGTCAATCATGTGGCGGGGTAGCCCGCAATATTGCAGAAAACCTTGGGCGCCTTGGAATGGACAGCTCGCTGTTAACAATGGTTGGAGCAGACCATAGCGGTGATTGGATAATTGACTATACGAAGCTTTACGCTGATATGAAACCAACTCTAGTATCAGAAGATTACGTTACAGGTACATACACTGCTTTGCTTGATGTAGAAGGAGAGATGACAGTCGCTTTGGCGGATATGTCCATATACGACAGCATGACACAAGACATAATTGAAAAGCGCTGGGGTCATATTGCCTCAGCTGAACTAATAATTTTAGATACAAACTTCCCAGCTGACGTTCTTGAGCAGGTTATTGTTAGAAGCAGGAAGGAAAATTTGCAGCTTTGTGTCACACCTGTTTCTTCTCCAAAGGTGAAAAAGCTGCCGAACGACCTGAGGGGAGTAACATGGCTGATTGCCAATAAGGATGAAGCAGAGGCATTATCTGATATGAGGATTTACGAAGAAGGTGACTTCTTTAAGGCCGCTGAAATCATCATGAAAAAAGGCGTCGAGCGAGTAGTAATAACTCGTGGAGACAAGGGTCTGATTTTCTTTACAAAACTAGGGGAAGCTGGTGTCATTTTGCCACCTCCGATTGAAATTGAAGACGTGACAGGTGCGGGAGATTCTTTAGTTGCTGGCATTATGTATTCCTATTTGAAAGGGTTGAATACAGAAAACTGCTGCAAGATTGGCATTGCATGCTCACTGTTGACACTTCAATCACACGAAACAGTTAATCCATTATTAAACCAGAAAAAACTGCAGGACACCTTCAAAAAATACTTTGATTAA